GGCTTATATGGCGCAATTACTAGGCGACTTAAGCGCCGCCGATGTAGAACGCATCGGTGCGATTTTTAAACGCGCCAAACTGCCGATTTATCCACCCAACGAACTCAGTAACGAGCAGTTTATGCAATACATGGCGGGTGATAAAAAAGTCCAAGCCGGTAAAGTGCGTTTAGTCTTATTAAAGTCAATCGGCGAAGCCTACATCACCGGTGATTATCCCGCTGAAATCCTAACCAAAACCCTCTCTGACTGGCGGGTGTAAAACGCCATAAAACCAATTCACTATAAAAAACCAGTGTCATGTTGAGCAAAGCGAAACATCTTTTAAACCAAAAAAGCGCTTTCGCACTGCTCAGGGTGACAAGGGATGCCCTGACATTAATTAAAAGGACAAATCATGATCAACCAATTGCAGCAGCGCTTTAACCATCCGAATGTGCGTTTTTATTTGCGTGACCAATTGGTCATGATTGAGCTAAAAAATCAGTTTGGTGAAGCTACCATCACCACTCATGGCGCGACCTTGTTAAGCTACATTCCGGCTGGCGGCACAGATTTATTATGGGTGAGCGAAACCGCCATTTATGACGGTAGCAAACCAGTGCGCGGCGGTGTACCCGTTTGTTGGCCGTGGTTTGGCGCGTACGACGACAGCAAAATGGGCGCGCACCCAACCGATGCCGCCAAAAAAGCTCACGGATTTGCGCGTTACGAATTATGGGAAATCGAATCCGTTGCCAGCGTCGGCGAGGCGACTCAAGTGATCTTAAGCCTAACGCCCAATGCCTCAATAGAAAAAGCTTGGCCGTTTGATTTTAAAGTTAGCTTAGCCATAACGCTTGGTGAAAAGCTCACGGTCGAATTAATCGGCGAAAACCGTAGCAACCAGGCCTGGTATGTTACCGAAGCGCTGCATACCTATTTCAAAGTCGCCAAAGCACCAGGCCTGGTCGTCGAAGGCTTAGAAGGTAAAACCTACTACGACAAAAATCAAAATTTTGCCGACTTCCAACAAACCGACACTTTAAAAGTACAAGCGCCCATGGACTGTGTCTATGTCGATCATAATGACAAGGTGGTGATGAAAGACCAAGGCCGCGATATCGTGATGGACAAAATCAACAGCGCTAGCACCGTAGTATGGAACCCAGGCGCAGAAGGCGTCAAAGCCTTCGCCGATA
The Thiomicrospira pelophila DSM 1534 genome window above contains:
- a CDS encoding D-hexose-6-phosphate mutarotase; protein product: MINQLQQRFNHPNVRFYLRDQLVMIELKNQFGEATITTHGATLLSYIPAGGTDLLWVSETAIYDGSKPVRGGVPVCWPWFGAYDDSKMGAHPTDAAKKAHGFARYELWEIESVASVGEATQVILSLTPNASIEKAWPFDFKVSLAITLGEKLTVELIGENRSNQAWYVTEALHTYFKVAKAPGLVVEGLEGKTYYDKNQNFADFQQTDTLKVQAPMDCVYVDHNDKVVMKDQGRDIVMDKINSASTVVWNPGAEGVKAFADMPDDQYEFMVCVEAANALQNGYQLKAGEKHTMGMVLSAVKK